A stretch of DNA from Streptomyces spiramyceticus:
AGATCTCCGCCACGACCTCGGCGAAGGTCAGCAGCCGGGGGCCGGTCAGCTCGTGCACCAGACCCGCGTGCCCGTCCTCCGTGAGCGCCGCCACCGCCACATCCGCCAGATCGTCGGCGTGCACCCACGGCTCCGCCGTCCCGCCCGCGGGGAACGCCACTTCACCGGCTATGACGCCCTCGACCATGGCGCCCTCGCTGAAGTTCTGCGCGAAGAAACTGCCGCGTACGACCGTGAGCGCCGCACCCGACTCGCGCAATGCCTCCTCCGCCAGCACCGCTTCGGGCTCGCCGCGCCCCGAAAGCAGCACCAGCCGGTGTACGCCCTTCTCCTTCGCGATCCGCCCGAAGGTCCGCACCGCTTCTACGGCGCCGGGGGCGGCGAGGTCCGGGTAGTACGCGACATACGCCGCATCCGCGCCGCGCAGCGCCGGACTCCACGTCGAATCGTCCTCCCAGTCGAACCGCACCTCACCCTTGCGGGACCCGGACCTGACCGTCGTGCCGAGGGCGGCGAGCCGCTCGACCACTCGGCGGCCGGTCTTGCCGGTGCCGCTCGTCACCAACACTGTTGCTCGCTCCGACTGTTCCGACTGTTCCGACTGCGCGGACTGGTCGGGCTGGTCGGGCTGCTGGGACTGCGCTGTCTGCTTCAAGTTTTCTGTCATGCCTCAAGATTCGCCGGGCGAGTCTGGACGAGCCATGCTTCAAAGGCTCAACTCCATACGTCTGCGTCTACGCTGAGGTTTCATGGACGTACTCGCCGGTCTCCTCGACGGGCCGCGCGCCCGCGGCGCCTTCCTCCTCCGCGCAGTGATGAATCCGCCCTGGGCGGTACGCGTCGAGGACCGGGCGCCCCTGTCCCTGATGTGCATGACCCGCGGCAACGCCTGGGTGATGCCAGACGGGGGCGCCCCGGTGCTGCTGCGCCCCGGCGACATCGCGATCGCGCGCGGCCCCGAGCCGTACACCTGCGCCGACGACCCGGCGAGCCCGCCGCGCGCCAGGATCGGGCCGGGGGGCGTGTGCAACACGCTCCAGGGCGAGCCGCTGGCCGACGCGATGCATCTGGGCGTACGGACATGGGGCGACAGCCCGGACGGGGCGTCGGCCATGCTCATCGGTACGTATCAGCTGGCGGGGGAGGTCGGCGGGCGGCTGCTGGACGCGCTGCCGCCGCTGGTGTACCTGCCCGCCGAGTTGTGGAACTGCCCGCTGATGCCGGCGCTCGAAGACGAGATCGGCAGGGACGAACCCGGCCAGAGCGTGATGCTGGACCGGCTGCTCGACCTGCTGCTGATCGCCACGCTCCGGACATGGTTTTCACGGCCCGAAGCGGAGGCGCCGGCGTGGTATCGGGCCATGGGCGACCCCGTCGTCGGCCAGGCCCTGCGGCTGATGCAGGACGATCCCGTCCACCCCTGGACGGTGGCCGCGCTCGCCGCGAAGGCCGGCGTCTCGCGGGCGGGGCTCGCCCGGCGGTTCACCGAGCTGGTGGGGGAGCCCCCGATGGCGTACCTCACCGGGTGGCGCCTCGCCCTCGCCGCGGATCTGCTGCGCGAGACGGACGCGACGGTGGGGGCGGTGGCGCGGCAGGTCGGCTACAGCGGGTCCTTCGCACTGAGCGCGGCGTTCAAACGGGTGCGCGGGGTCAGTCCGCAGGAGTACCGGACGGCATTGCGCCGGGTGTGATGCCTGCGCTGTGATGCCTGCGCCGTGATGCCTGACGCTGTGATGTTTACGGTGCGATGCCTACGGCGTGATCACCGGCTCCAAGTGCCACCACTGGCCGGGGGAGTCGGTGTCCTCCCACTGCTGCACATTCGCCCCGTCGTCCATGCTCCCGTCGGCGACCTCCAGCAGCAGCCCGCTCACGTAACTGATCAGGGTGACCGTGCCGGGCGCGTCCAGGTGCTGCTCGACCAGCCACTCCTGGGCGCCGAAGTTGTTGGCCTTCCACTGCTGGATGTTGGCCCCGTTCTCGGTCGAGGCCCCGGCGACGTCGAGCCGCTTGCCGCTCGCGGCGTTCACCAGGTGGTAGAGGCCGCCGCCGCTGTGTACTGCGGACACGTACCAGTGCTGCGCCGGGCCGCCGCTCTCCTTGCCCTGCTGGACGTTGGCACCGCTTCCCTTGTTGCCGCCGTACACCTCAAGGAGCATGCCGCTGCCGACGTTGCGAAGGCGGTACGTGCCTTCGGCGATGGGCTGCGGCTTGGTGGCGTCACCGTTTGTGTTGCCGCCGGTGCTGGTCACGCGGTGCCTTCCGTGTCGCGGTGTCGTATCCGGTCGTCGTGGGCGGCGAGCAGGATCCGTACGTTGGTGATCACCAAACGCTCGTGTTGTGCAGGGCGCCCCTGGCGATGTCGACGAAGCCCATGACGGACTGCCAGAAGGGGGCGTAGCAGTCGTTGAACCGCTGGGCTGCGTCGGGCTGTCCGGGGATCATGGCCTCAAGGGCGCGGTAGTTGTCAGGCGTCGTTGTCGAACGTCGCCGGATCCGGGCCGAGGCGCTTGCCCTCGTCGAGGGCGGCGAAGGCCGCGAGGTCGTCGGCGTCGAGCTCGAAGCCGAAGACGTCGATGTTCTCGGCGATCCGCGACGGCGTCACGGACTTGGGGATGACGACGTTGCCTATCTGGAGGTGCCAGCGCAGCACGACCTGGGCCGGAGTCTTCCCGTGCTTCTGCGCGATGGCGACGACCGTCGGGACCTCCAGGAGGCCCTTGCCCTGGCCGAGCGGGGACCAGGCCTCGGTGGCGATGCCGTGCTCGGCGTGGAAAGCGCGGGACTCGCTCTGCTGGAGGTGCGGGTGGAGCTCGATCTGGTTGACGGCCGGGACGACCGCGGTCTCGCCGATGAGCCGTTCTAGGTGCTCGGGAAGGAAGTTGGAGACGCCGATCGCCTTGGCGCGGCCGTCCGCGTAGATCTTCTCGAAGGCCTTGTACGTGTCGACGTACGCGCCCTTGGAAGGCAGCGGCCAGTGGATCAGGTAGAGGTCGACGTAGTCGAGGCCGAGCTTGGCCAGCGAGTCGTCGAAGGCGCGGAGCGTGGAGTCGTAACCCTGCTCGGAATTCCAGAGCTTCGTCGTCACGAACAGCTCGTCGCGGGGGACGTCGGAGGCGGCGATCGCCTTGCCGGTGCCGGTCTCGTTCTCGTAGATCGCGGCGGTGTCGATGCTTCGGTACCCGGCCTGGATCGCTGTGCCGACAGCGTTCGCGGCCTCGTCGTCAGGCACCTGCCAGACGCCGAAACCGAGCTGGGGCATCTCGACGCCGTTGTTCAGGGTGAGGGAGGGGGCGGAGGAGGCCTTGCTCACGAGCGATCGGTCCTTACGTCGTCGGTTGGTACTCCCCTCGTCAACGATCACGGGGCCTGAAGCATTCCCGTCCTGCGCCGAAGCGGAGGCGACGGGCCGCCGGTGTATCAAGGGCGCTCCCTGCGGTCGCGTCGCCTGCGGAGATGTCGCTCCGCTCCACCCTTGCCTCCCGCCCCACCGCTACCGTTACCGTTCTTAACGGGGCGGCCCGCGGGAAGGGAGCCCTGCACGCTGGCCTTGTCCGGCGGGTGGTCCGGGCCGTCTCGGTGACTTACGGCTTGGTGGTTGGTCCGCACCAGTTGAATGGCGACTCGGCTCGGTTCGGCGTCCACCCAATCCGGTGGTCGGCTGAGACTCATGCCCGGTGTCTGGGGTGCGTGGTCTGAGGAGCGGCGCCCGGTTCGACTTCGGGGTCGGGGGATGGCCCCGACCAGGGGCGTCGATTGTCTCTGCCATGGGGCCGCCCTTTACCCAAGTTTCGCGGCTCCGGTGCGGGCGTAACGGGTGCTCCTACGTCGCGTCGCTGCGCGATGACCCTACGGGCCCCCCTTGACGCCCACCCCTCCACCACTGGTTCTTCACGGGGGCGGCCCCCGGGAGCCGGGCCCCGGAGAAGGCCCGGGAAGCAGCCGACCGCCGCTGCCGGGCGACGGGTCCGGTGGGTGGGATACACACACCACGCCTTGGGGGCGGCCGGGCCGATCTCAGCGCCCACCCCGCCCGCCTGCTGGTGCGACACCACACTCCCACCCACAGCCGCACCCACGCCGGTGGCCAGCCGGGCCGGGCAGCTGACCCTTCGAGTTGTCGTGAGTCGACGGCCCTCACCAGCCCACCGGCTTGGGCCTGATGGGTTTCATGGGACTGATGCGGCTCATGAGCGCCCCCGAAGCGCCTTGGGGTGGAAAGAGGACACCTAAATGCCCTCAACTCGGCGACGAAAGTGTCCTCTTCCACGCACAAGACGCCAGCGGGAAGCTTTACGGACCGGCCCTTGGCGCGTTCGTCAGGCCGGTTGATGCAACAGTCGTTCGTAGTTGGTGAAGGCCGGGCCCGTCGCCGGTCCGGAAGCGGCGCGGGAGCGGTATAACTCCGATGTATGGGGCAAGACGACTGAGCGGTCGCCTATTCCAGGAACGCCGCAGTGGTCGCCACGAACCGGTCGGGATTGTCGAGCCAGGGGAAGTGTCCGGCTCCGGGCTGAATGACGAACTTGGCGTTTGGAAACAGCCCGGCGAACTCGGCCATCGTGCGCGGAGGGGCTGCCAGATCAACCTCCCCGGCGAGCAGCAGCACCGGCGGCCCGAACTGGGCGAGAGCCGTGCGGGTGGCATCCGGGTTGAAAGCGCCTTCGGCGCCGAACGCAGCCGCGGCCTCCTTGTTCTTCTGCCCGTCCTCAGCAGCCTGATGGGCTTGAGACATCTCATCCCAGCGGCCGTAGAAGAACGGCGCGATGGCCTGCCAGGAGTCGTCCGTCGCCTTGCCGGCAACGGTCGTTTCCAAGGCCTCGAAGGCTACGGCGAACCACGGCTCGTCCTGGCGCAGCTGAGCAGTCTCGCGCCGGGCGTCTCCAGTGATCGCGAGGCCGACGGCCATGGTGCTCGGCGTGATCAGCGCGAGCTTGCTGACGTGTTCCGGGTGGCGGCCCACATACAACGCCGCCAGATTCGCGCCGGCAGAATGCGCGAGCAGGTCCACCCTTTCCAGGCCAAGGTGCTCGCGCAGGGCCTCAACGTCTTCGACAAGTTGGTCACAACGGTACGAGGCGGCATCCTGCGGTATCGCTGACCGGCCAGTGCCCCGAAGATCCAGCATGACCAACTGGCGGTGCGTGGAAAGGCGGCCAAGGTCGCCGAGGTACACGGAAGCCTGCATCGGCCCCCCGGGCAGGCAGATCACAGGAGGACCGTCTCCGAACACGTGGTACGCAAGCTTGGTTCCGTCATACGCGGAGAAGGTAGGCATGGGCCAAAACCCTGTCAGCGGCGTTCAGGCGGAGCAACTGGATTCCTCGAGATGATGGTGTCCCGCCGAGTGGTGTAGCCGATCAGGGTTCGTGAACGCGCGGGTATCTGCTCGGGGCCTGCATCCGCTGTCGGTGACTGCTCCCTGAACAAGGGACAGGCCACCGCGCAAGTCTCCCCTCCGCCGAGGCAGTTCGAACCCAGCTGAACGTGGTGGCCGACATGCTCGGACGGCAGTTCCCCCAGGTCAAGACCATGCTGCTGGGTGCGGCCGGGGACATCACCGCGTTCGCGGACTTCCCGCCGGCCCACTGGAAGAAGATCTGGAGCACTAACCCGCTGGAGCGGCTGAACCGGGAGATCAAACGGCGGGCCGACGTCGTCCAGGTCTTTCCCAACCCTGCGGCGCTCGACCGGCTCGCGCCGCGGTCCTGGCCGAACTCGACGACGAATGGCAGGTCTTCGACGGCCGCTACCTCTCGGAAGGCTCCATGACCGAACTCCTCACTGCCGAACCGACCGGGGGCGACCGCCAGTTTCCTCCACAGCGGGAACCCAATCAGCTCGGCCAGTGACTGCACCCCCCGACGGGACATGACCCGGGCTGGCTGTCTTGCTCAGCGGGGACTCCCAGATCTGCTGCCCTGCCGCACCTGCGGTTCCTCCGGCGAGCGTCATCAGCAGGGCGGGGCGATCGGGTCTACTGGCAACCGGTCCGCAAGCTGGGTGGTCAGAACCAGGCGTACAGGGAACTTGGCCTGGATCGCTCACGGAGGAACAGTCAGCGCCAGAGATGGCCACTAACGATCTGTGTCTTTGCGGGTGTCAGTGTCTGCGGCAGACTTCTGGGCCCTGGGTTTGGTCACGTTCCGTAGTGGCGCTCCCACAAGTAGCGTCTGAAAGGGCCGGTGCAACGGTAGATGGGGCGCATGCGTGCTCGGCATCTGAGGCTGCAGTGTCTTGTGTTTGTGGTGGCTGCCTCGGTCGGCTCGTGTGCAGGCTGCTCTTCCACGTCCGCTCATGAACCTGGTCCGGACGCACGGCGTGCTCCTCTGGGTTCACCGTCGGCTCACTCACCCACCACGAGTCCCAACGCCCCGCCGGGCGAACGCGCCAGGCACAGCGCGTCGAGCACGCCCCTGAACAGCGCGGCTCCGGCCGGGACTCCTTCGAAGCCGACAGGTGAGTCGAGCACGCCACCGCCTCTCGGCGGAGACCCCGTCGACCCCGTGCCGGAGCCGACGTGGGTTCCGAGCCCGGAACCCACGCCCGTGCTGGTGCCAGACCCAGCGGAAGAACCGTCGATGCCGGGCCCGGAATCCAACTGTCAGACCGAGCCGTGTTCCACCGATGACTGTTCCGGCGATCCATCCTCCAGCGCATCTGCGTCCCCCGGCCCTTCCTCCAGCGCATCCACGCATCCGGGCCCTTCATCCAGCAGCCGCCCGCGTCCGTGTAGCTCCACATCCACCGCGTCACCCGAGACAGAGCCAACGCCGACGCCGACATCATGAACAACGCTCGCTCCTTTCCCGCTCCCCGCGCCCGGGCGTCCACGCCGGAGGACGAACGGCGTCTGCGGCGTGCCGGTGCCCGGCGACGTCGCAGGCGGATCTTGCGGCGCGATTCCGGCCCTCGTGGCACAGAGCCGCCCAATGCCCAGCATCCGGCCGCCGGTTACACCGCCGATTTGGCGGCGCTTTTGTCGCTCGCTGCGGCGCTGTTGTTCTATGCCGGCGCGGTGCATACCTGGGCGTTCTTCGAGTACTTCCACATCGACGTGCTGGCTCTGGGCCTGAGCTTCCCGGAGTTCGTCATGCGCAGCCTGCGGCTGGTGACTGCTCCCGTGGTGTTGACCGCTGTGGTGGCTGTGGTTGTGTTGCGTGACCCGCAATTGCTCAGCCGGTCAGTCCTGCCTCTTCTGCCACCCACCGTGATCGGCCAGTGCCGACGAGTCGTGCAGCGGGCGGCCCGTTTCCATCTGCTCGTGCTGTGCGTGGCCGTCATCATGTTGTTCAGCTGGGGCCGAATTCAGCCGTATCAATGGCTGGTGCCCGTTCTCTTGGCCACCGGCATCCTCTTGGGGCAGTCGCCCGCTGCGAACAACGGCCGCTGCCCAAGCGGCATCCGTGCACGGGGCGCACC
This window harbors:
- a CDS encoding NmrA family transcriptional regulator — encoded protein: MTENLKQTAQSQQPDQPDQSAQSEQSEQSERATVLVTSGTGKTGRRVVERLAALGTTVRSGSRKGEVRFDWEDDSTWSPALRGADAAYVAYYPDLAAPGAVEAVRTFGRIAKEKGVHRLVLLSGRGEPEAVLAEEALRESGAALTVVRGSFFAQNFSEGAMVEGVIAGEVAFPAGGTAEPWVHADDLADVAVAALTEDGHAGLVHELTGPRLLTFAEVVAEISKATGREVRYVPVSVAEYAAMLQEYGMPGPVAEWLSGLFGTLLDGHNASTTDGVERVLGRAPKDFADFAREEAARGTWVRSRS
- a CDS encoding AraC family transcriptional regulator; the encoded protein is MDVLAGLLDGPRARGAFLLRAVMNPPWAVRVEDRAPLSLMCMTRGNAWVMPDGGAPVLLRPGDIAIARGPEPYTCADDPASPPRARIGPGGVCNTLQGEPLADAMHLGVRTWGDSPDGASAMLIGTYQLAGEVGGRLLDALPPLVYLPAELWNCPLMPALEDEIGRDEPGQSVMLDRLLDLLLIATLRTWFSRPEAEAPAWYRAMGDPVVGQALRLMQDDPVHPWTVAALAAKAGVSRAGLARRFTELVGEPPMAYLTGWRLALAADLLRETDATVGAVARQVGYSGSFALSAAFKRVRGVSPQEYRTALRRV
- a CDS encoding RICIN domain-containing protein — encoded protein: MTSTGGNTNGDATKPQPIAEGTYRLRNVGSGMLLEVYGGNKGSGANVQQGKESGGPAQHWYVSAVHSGGGLYHLVNAASGKRLDVAGASTENGANIQQWKANNFGAQEWLVEQHLDAPGTVTLISYVSGLLLEVADGSMDDGANVQQWEDTDSPGQWWHLEPVITP
- a CDS encoding aldo/keto reductase yields the protein MPQLGFGVWQVPDDEAANAVGTAIQAGYRSIDTAAIYENETGTGKAIAASDVPRDELFVTTKLWNSEQGYDSTLRAFDDSLAKLGLDYVDLYLIHWPLPSKGAYVDTYKAFEKIYADGRAKAIGVSNFLPEHLERLIGETAVVPAVNQIELHPHLQQSESRAFHAEHGIATEAWSPLGQGKGLLEVPTVVAIAQKHGKTPAQVVLRWHLQIGNVVIPKSVTPSRIAENIDVFGFELDADDLAAFAALDEGKRLGPDPATFDNDA
- a CDS encoding alpha/beta fold hydrolase encodes the protein MPTFSAYDGTKLAYHVFGDGPPVICLPGGPMQASVYLGDLGRLSTHRQLVMLDLRGTGRSAIPQDAASYRCDQLVEDVEALREHLGLERVDLLAHSAGANLAALYVGRHPEHVSKLALITPSTMAVGLAITGDARRETAQLRQDEPWFAVAFEALETTVAGKATDDSWQAIAPFFYGRWDEMSQAHQAAEDGQKNKEAAAAFGAEGAFNPDATRTALAQFGPPVLLLAGEVDLAAPPRTMAEFAGLFPNAKFVIQPGAGHFPWLDNPDRFVATTAAFLE